In Devosia sp. 1566, a single genomic region encodes these proteins:
- a CDS encoding ABC transporter permease, with protein sequence MTTTIATRFGQAVLVLLLAFTASFLLLQALPGDAILIKYQNPEMGLSPEQIAEIRLRYGADAPIWAQYGNTLVNFLQGSFGYSVQAGVPVNTVLAANAWPTLRLASLALVFAVLLAGLVAFAATLAPFNWLRNALQMVPSLMISVPVFWLGIMLIQLFSFRLRLVPIINPSEFQALILPVATLAVPIAAPLAQILIRSLDEIETQPFVAVARAKGASRRFVLWHHVLRNALLPVLTIAGVLFGELLAGAVVTETVFGINGLGRVTEQAVSNQDTAVLQAIVVLAALGFVLINLLVDLLAPLIDPRLNRPVGAKA encoded by the coding sequence ATGACCACCACGATTGCAACGCGCTTCGGCCAGGCCGTTCTGGTTCTCCTGCTTGCCTTCACCGCCTCGTTCCTGCTGCTGCAGGCGCTGCCGGGCGATGCGATCCTGATCAAGTACCAGAACCCCGAAATGGGGCTGTCGCCCGAGCAGATCGCTGAGATCCGTTTGCGCTACGGTGCCGACGCCCCCATCTGGGCGCAATATGGCAACACCCTGGTCAACTTCCTCCAGGGCAGTTTCGGCTATTCCGTACAGGCCGGCGTGCCGGTCAACACGGTCCTTGCTGCCAATGCCTGGCCGACACTGAGACTGGCCAGCCTCGCTCTCGTCTTTGCCGTGCTGCTTGCTGGCCTTGTGGCCTTTGCGGCGACGCTGGCGCCGTTCAACTGGCTGCGCAACGCACTGCAGATGGTGCCCTCGCTGATGATCTCGGTGCCGGTATTTTGGCTCGGCATCATGCTGATCCAGCTGTTCTCGTTCCGCTTGCGGCTGGTGCCGATCATCAATCCCTCCGAATTCCAGGCCTTGATCTTGCCGGTGGCGACCCTGGCCGTACCCATTGCCGCCCCCTTGGCGCAGATCCTGATCCGAAGCCTCGATGAGATCGAAACCCAGCCCTTTGTCGCCGTCGCGAGGGCCAAGGGCGCCAGCCGGCGCTTTGTTCTCTGGCACCACGTGCTGCGCAATGCCCTGCTGCCGGTGCTGACCATTGCCGGCGTGTTGTTCGGGGAACTGCTCGCCGGTGCTGTGGTGACCGAAACCGTCTTCGGCATCAATGGACTTGGCCGAGTGACCGAGCAGGCAGTCAGCAACCAGGATACCGCCGTGCTGCAGGCCATCGTCGTGCTCGCGGCTCTCGGCTTTGTGCTGATCAACCTCCTCGTTGACCTCCTCGCGCCGCTCATCGACCCCAGACTCAACCGTCCCGTGGGAGCAAAGGCATGA
- a CDS encoding ABC transporter permease, whose product MTTLDLFTLGAATPRQHRLQLQPTLLLAWAIIAIAIAWAVAPALFTHHSGTIGMAGNQLRAPDASHWFGTDEIGRDVLARIIYGSVNSLSGALVAVFVGLVGGTTLGLIAGSTGGRVDAVIMRLVDVLLSVPGLLLQLSIIIILGFGTVNVAAAVGATTIAGFARLMRSEVIRVRHADYVEAAFGSGGRFWSVLWRHVLPNAMGTVIAYAALQFGSAILAISTLGFLGYGAPPPTPEWGLLISEGRKYLTTSWWLTTFPGLAVILVVLAANRISQSLQRTP is encoded by the coding sequence ATGACCACGCTCGACCTGTTCACTCTTGGCGCCGCAACCCCGCGCCAGCACCGGCTGCAACTGCAGCCCACCCTCCTCCTGGCTTGGGCGATCATCGCCATTGCCATCGCCTGGGCCGTTGCTCCGGCACTCTTCACCCACCATAGCGGCACGATCGGCATGGCCGGCAACCAGCTGCGGGCACCCGATGCCTCCCACTGGTTCGGCACCGACGAGATCGGCCGCGACGTGCTGGCCCGGATCATCTACGGCTCGGTCAATTCACTGTCGGGCGCCCTGGTCGCCGTTTTCGTCGGCCTGGTTGGCGGCACGACGCTGGGGCTCATCGCGGGCTCGACCGGTGGCCGGGTCGACGCCGTGATCATGCGGCTGGTGGATGTCCTCCTCTCCGTGCCCGGCCTGCTGCTCCAGCTCTCCATCATCATCATTCTGGGCTTTGGCACGGTGAACGTGGCCGCGGCGGTCGGTGCAACCACAATTGCCGGATTTGCCCGACTGATGCGCTCAGAGGTTATCCGGGTGCGCCACGCCGATTATGTCGAAGCCGCCTTTGGCAGCGGTGGCCGGTTCTGGAGCGTGTTGTGGCGCCATGTCCTGCCCAATGCCATGGGTACGGTGATTGCCTATGCCGCGCTTCAGTTCGGCAGCGCTATCCTCGCGATTTCGACGCTGGGCTTTCTCGGCTATGGCGCGCCCCCGCCCACCCCTGAATGGGGCCTGCTGATCTCCGAGGGCCGCAAATATCTCACGACCTCCTGGTGGCTCACCACCTTTCCCGGCCTTGCGGTGATCCTGGTCGTGCTTGCCGCCAACCGCATCAGCCAATCGCTGCAGAGGACGCCATGA